A single genomic interval of Pomacea canaliculata isolate SZHN2017 linkage group LG5, ASM307304v1, whole genome shotgun sequence harbors:
- the LOC112564325 gene encoding prolactin-releasing peptide receptor-like — MSGSGSGTHPNVMGMENITPFLSTTPLVITSNSDIDQVMRLTWLMSLFILFYSLIFLLGLTGNALVVFVVMRNKAMQTITNIFITNLAVSDICMCLLAVPFTPMSYFFNSWIFGKALCHIVPMTLCISVYVSTLTSTAIAVDRYFVIVYPFKPRMKVYMCVLMIVAIWIISISVSLPLGIYHEIEQNSNTSSYSCSEKWPKTQARQFFTVTSLVLQYIVPCTIITFCYSMVSLALRRRQVGAGARSREREELEIRRKKRTNKMLIAMVIIFMCCWMPLNMVLLLRDYDDTVGNWYFFTLVFFIAHVIAMSSTIYNPFLYAWMNENFKKEFKTVLPCLLMGRGQSSNNGNYTQYTNVETQPSVMLNRSPLKNGNDNNCTAPANNAKETKAYYDTDTEKVHLNIAEDQVPEDT; from the coding sequence ATGTCCGGCTCCGGGTCGGGTACACACCCCAACGTGATGGGGATGGAGAACATTACCCCGTTTCTGTCGACCACCCCGCTGGTAATCACCAGCAACTCTGACATCGATCAGGTGATGAGACTGACTTGGCTCATGTCTCTGTTTATCCTCTTCTACTCCCTCATCTTCTTGCTGGGGCTGACAGGAAATGCGCTGGTTGTCTTTGTGGTCATGCGCAACAAAGCCATGCAGACGATCACCAACATCTTCATCACCAACCTGGCCGTGTCGGACATTTGCATGTGCCTGCTGGCCGTGCCATTCACACCCATGTCCTACTTCTTCAACTCGTGGATCTTCGGCAAAGCGCTGTGCCACATCGTGCCTATGACCCTCTGCATCAGTGTCTACGTCTCCACGCTGACCTCCACCGCCATCGCCGTGGACCGCTACTTCGTCATCGTCTACCCGTTCAAGCCCCGCATGAAGGTTTACATGTGCGTGCTCATGATCGTGGCCATCTGGATCATCTCCATCTCTGTCTCCTTGCCGCTGGGTATCTACCACGAGATTGAGCAAAACTCCAACACCTCCTCGTACTCCTGCTCGGAAAAGTGGCCCAAGACGCAGGCTCGTCAGTTCTTCACGGTGACCAGCCTGGTGCTGCAGTACATCGTgccctgcaccatcatcacctTCTGCTACTCCATGGTGTCCCTGGCCCTGCGGAGGAGACAGGTCGGGGCCGGGGCCCGCTCCCGCGAGAGGGAGGAGCTCGAGATCCGGCGCAAGAAGCGCACGAACAAGATGCTGATCGCCATGGTGATCATCTTCATGTGCTGCTGGATGCCGCTCAACATGGTGTTGCTGCTCCGCGACTACGACGACACCGTCGGCAACTGGTATTTCTTCACTCTCGTCTTCTTCATCGCCCACGTCATCGCCATGAGCTCGACTATCTACAACCCGTTCCTGTACGCCTGGATGAACGAGAACTTTAAGAAGGAATTCAAGACCGTTCTTCCTTGCCTGTTGATGGGCCGAGGTCAGAGCTCCAACAACGGCAACTACACGCAGTACACCAACGTCGAGACGCAGCCTTCTGTTATGCTCAACCGCTCACCATTGAAGAACGGCAACGACAACAACTGCACTGCTCCGGCCAACAACGCCAAAGAGACGAAGGCTTACTATGACACGGACACAGAGAAGGTCCACCTCAACATCGCTGAGGATCAGGTACCCGAAGACACCTGA